The Agromyces sp. LHK192 genome includes a window with the following:
- a CDS encoding L-threonylcarbamoyladenylate synthase, whose amino-acid sequence MTAIFDCSVDADLLTGMRLARGAIGRGQLVVLPTDTVYGLAADAFSAEAVQRLLDAKGRDRTSPPPVLIPGVPTLDGLARDIPESVRALVAAFWPGGLTVVLHAHPSLQWDLGETRGTVALRMPDHRIALELLSETGPLAVSSANLSGQPAASTAQAAVDMLGDSVAVYLDGGAAGESYEAVGERPGDLSSTIVDATGDHLRIVRAGVITREQLIEVVGEEAFQPPVAEGEPADA is encoded by the coding sequence ATGACTGCGATCTTCGACTGCTCGGTGGATGCCGACCTGCTCACCGGAATGCGCCTCGCGCGCGGCGCGATCGGGCGCGGCCAGCTCGTCGTGCTCCCGACCGACACCGTCTACGGGCTCGCGGCCGACGCCTTCTCCGCCGAGGCCGTGCAGCGGCTCCTCGACGCGAAGGGCCGCGACCGCACCTCGCCTCCGCCGGTCCTCATCCCCGGCGTGCCGACGCTCGACGGCCTCGCGCGCGACATCCCCGAGAGCGTGCGCGCGCTCGTCGCGGCGTTCTGGCCGGGCGGGCTGACGGTCGTGCTCCACGCGCACCCGTCGCTGCAGTGGGACCTCGGCGAGACCCGCGGCACGGTCGCGCTCCGGATGCCCGACCACCGGATCGCCCTCGAGCTCCTCAGCGAGACCGGGCCGCTCGCCGTCTCGTCGGCCAACCTCAGCGGACAGCCCGCCGCGTCGACCGCGCAGGCCGCGGTCGACATGCTGGGCGACTCCGTCGCGGTCTACCTCGACGGCGGCGCGGCCGGCGAGTCGTACGAGGCAGTGGGGGAGCGACCCGGCGACCTCTCCTCGACCATCGTCGACGCCACGGGAGACCACCTGCGGATCGTGCGCGCCGGGGTGATCACCCGCGAGCAGCTCATCGAGGTCGTCGGCGAGGAGGCGTTCCAGCCGCCCGTCGCCGAGGGGGAGCCGGCCGACGCATGA
- a CDS encoding MraY family glycosyltransferase: MTLFVALALLAGFVSFVCSIVVWKLGLKYKLYPQIRERDVHTRPTPRLGGIAVFIAIVVALGAAWLISTFGETRFSLVAIIFENPAQVLSILGAALLIVLLGVADDLWDLDWMTKLAGQFIAAGLVAWQGVSIVSLPIGGITVGSSWMSAIVTVFVIVLVMNAVNFIDGLDGLVAGVTLIANGVFFIYTYLIVQQTSPFNYFNLASLIAVVLVGALAGFLPINWHPAKMFMGDAGALLVGLLMATSAIAVTGQINPAAVGIEDLFAAFIPIILPFAVLVIPLLDFAMAVLRRMRAGKSPFSADRKHLHHRLLDMGHTHLNAVLILYGWTAVVAIGCLLTYVLPVYLQTSARWALAFIGVGFVVCAVLTLAPLGRRKRLTVTAEETPSAERDAAQALVGMDELSASAERAESGDEPASTGLPAPAQSAPVESPGPPNGAR; encoded by the coding sequence ATGACCCTGTTCGTCGCGCTGGCGCTGCTCGCGGGCTTCGTCTCCTTCGTCTGCTCCATCGTCGTGTGGAAGCTCGGGCTGAAGTACAAGCTGTACCCGCAGATCCGCGAACGCGACGTGCACACGCGGCCGACCCCGCGCCTGGGCGGCATCGCCGTCTTCATCGCCATCGTCGTCGCGCTCGGCGCGGCCTGGCTCATCTCGACGTTCGGCGAGACCCGCTTCTCGCTCGTCGCCATCATCTTCGAGAACCCCGCACAGGTGCTCTCGATCCTCGGCGCGGCGCTGCTGATCGTGCTGCTCGGGGTCGCCGACGACCTGTGGGACCTCGACTGGATGACCAAGCTGGCCGGGCAGTTCATCGCCGCGGGACTCGTGGCGTGGCAGGGCGTCTCGATCGTCTCCCTGCCGATCGGCGGCATCACGGTGGGCTCGAGTTGGATGAGCGCGATCGTCACGGTGTTCGTCATCGTGCTCGTGATGAACGCCGTGAACTTCATCGACGGCCTCGACGGCCTCGTCGCGGGCGTGACGCTGATCGCCAACGGCGTGTTCTTCATCTACACCTACCTGATCGTGCAGCAGACCTCGCCGTTCAACTACTTCAACCTGGCCTCGCTCATCGCCGTCGTGCTGGTCGGGGCGCTCGCCGGCTTCCTGCCGATCAACTGGCATCCGGCCAAGATGTTCATGGGCGACGCGGGGGCGCTGCTGGTCGGCCTGCTCATGGCGACCTCGGCCATCGCGGTCACCGGCCAGATCAACCCGGCAGCGGTCGGCATCGAAGACCTCTTCGCGGCATTCATCCCGATCATCCTGCCGTTCGCGGTGCTCGTGATCCCGCTGCTGGACTTCGCCATGGCCGTCCTCCGGCGCATGCGGGCGGGCAAGTCGCCGTTCTCGGCCGACCGCAAGCACCTCCACCACCGTCTGCTCGACATGGGCCACACCCACCTCAACGCGGTGTTGATCCTCTACGGCTGGACGGCGGTCGTCGCGATCGGATGCCTCCTCACGTACGTCCTGCCCGTATACCTGCAGACCAGCGCGCGGTGGGCGCTGGCGTTCATCGGCGTCGGCTTCGTCGTGTGCGCGGTCCTGACGCTCGCTCCGCTGGGGCGCCGGAAGCGACTCACCGTGACGGCCGAGGAGACGCCGTCGGCCGAACGCGACGCAGCGCAGGCACTCGTCGGGATGGACGAGCTCTCGGCGTCGGCCGAGCGGGCCGAATCGGGGGACGAGCCGGCATCGACCGGGCTCCCGGCTCCGGCGCAGTCCGCGCCGGTAGAATCGCCCGGACCCCCGAACGGAGCCCGATGA
- the atpB gene encoding F0F1 ATP synthase subunit A, translated as MNLLVPTATDDGEFHGPSIDEFFPGPLLFEDTAFEINRIMLVRFVAVIALLLVFWLGTRRMRVVPGRFQSLVEMGLDVVRVNIAYDLLGKKDGKRFLPILTTIFFMVLFMNITGIIPFLNIAGTSVIGVPLVLAIVSYVTFIYAGIKKSPKNFFKNSLFPSGVPWPVYIIVTPIELISTFVIRPVTLTLRLMMNMIVGHLLLVLFFAATQFFFFTAGGWYTLFGVGTLAFGFVFTLFEILVAVLQAYVFALLTAVYIQLAVAEEH; from the coding sequence GTGAACCTGCTGGTTCCGACTGCAACCGATGATGGTGAATTCCACGGGCCGTCGATCGACGAATTCTTCCCCGGCCCCCTCCTCTTCGAGGACACCGCGTTCGAGATCAACCGGATCATGCTGGTCCGCTTCGTGGCGGTCATCGCACTGCTGCTGGTCTTCTGGCTCGGCACGCGCCGCATGCGCGTCGTGCCCGGCCGCTTCCAGAGCCTCGTCGAGATGGGCCTGGACGTCGTCCGCGTCAACATCGCGTACGACCTGCTCGGCAAGAAGGACGGCAAGCGGTTCCTGCCGATCCTGACCACCATCTTCTTCATGGTGCTGTTCATGAACATCACGGGCATCATCCCGTTCCTGAACATCGCCGGCACCTCGGTCATCGGCGTGCCGCTGGTCCTCGCGATCGTCTCGTACGTCACCTTCATCTACGCGGGCATCAAGAAGAGCCCCAAGAACTTCTTCAAGAACTCGCTCTTCCCCTCGGGCGTGCCCTGGCCGGTCTACATCATCGTGACGCCGATCGAGCTGATCTCGACCTTCGTCATCCGGCCCGTGACGCTGACCCTCCGACTCATGATGAACATGATCGTCGGTCACCTCCTGCTCGTGCTCTTCTTCGCGGCGACGCAGTTCTTCTTCTTCACGGCCGGCGGGTGGTACACCCTGTTCGGCGTCGGCACGCTCGCGTTCGGCTTCGTGTTCACGCTGTTCGAGATCCTCGTCGCCGTCCTGCAGGCCTACGTCTTCGCCCTCCTCACCGCGGTCTACATCCAGCTCGCGGTCGCAGAAGAGCACTGA
- the atpE gene encoding ATP synthase F0 subunit C, producing MDATTVLAEINGNIATVGYGLAAIGPAIGVGIVVGKTIEGVARQPELAGRLQVLMWIGIAFTEALAFIGIATYFIFV from the coding sequence GTGGACGCAACCACCGTTCTCGCTGAGATCAACGGCAACATCGCGACGGTCGGCTACGGCCTCGCCGCCATCGGCCCCGCCATCGGCGTGGGCATCGTCGTCGGCAAGACCATCGAGGGCGTCGCCCGTCAGCCCGAGCTGGCCGGCCGCCTCCAGGTCCTGATGTGGATCGGTATCGCCTTCACCGAGGCGCTCGCCTTCATCGGCATCGCGACGTACTTCATCTTCGTCTGA
- a CDS encoding F0F1 ATP synthase subunit B — protein sequence MLHAVLSAATEGGESPSPVIPEWYDIIWSSVCFVIILVFFWIYVLPRVQKMLDERAEAIEGNIAKADEAQRKAEAALEEYTAQLADARAEAGRIRETAREDGKKIVAEAKDTAVSEAARVTASAQAQIDAERQSALVSLRSEVGTIAIDLASGVVGESLTDDQKAKAVVDRFLADLEAEQATAGGTK from the coding sequence GTGCTTCATGCAGTTCTGAGCGCTGCAACCGAGGGTGGCGAGAGCCCCAGCCCGGTGATCCCGGAGTGGTACGACATCATCTGGTCGTCGGTCTGCTTCGTCATCATCCTCGTCTTCTTCTGGATCTACGTGCTCCCGCGCGTGCAGAAGATGCTCGACGAGCGTGCCGAGGCGATCGAGGGCAACATCGCGAAGGCCGACGAGGCGCAGCGCAAGGCCGAGGCGGCACTCGAGGAGTACACCGCCCAGCTCGCCGACGCGCGGGCCGAGGCCGGTCGTATCCGCGAGACCGCCCGCGAAGACGGCAAGAAGATCGTCGCCGAGGCCAAGGACACCGCAGTGTCCGAGGCCGCTCGCGTGACCGCGAGCGCCCAGGCGCAGATCGACGCCGAACGCCAGTCGGCGCTCGTCTCGCTCCGCTCCGAGGTCGGCACGATCGCGATCGACCTCGCCTCGGGCGTCGTGGGCGAGTCGCTCACCGACGACCAGAAGGCCAAGGCCGTCGTCGACCGCTTCCTCGCGGACCTCGAGGCCGAGCAGGCCACCGCCGGAGGGACGAAGTAA
- a CDS encoding F0F1 ATP synthase subunit delta, which translates to MGSATREALAGTRAALAGLGTVELRTADDLLAAARLIGRSPQLRSALIDNEADAAQKRALVEGVFGARIGTEARGVLVSAASARWSSQDDFLAGLEDLGFRLAAIAAGTSVELDSELFSFDRTVAGDAELELALGSKLGAAEAKERLVERLLGGVAAPATVSIVRHLVLQPRGRRIGEMLKHAASVVADQRGYDVATVTTAVPLTSDQLERLGRTLAGTAGRGIRFDTIVDPSVLGGVRVQIGDDVIDGSVASRLSSLRQKLAG; encoded by the coding sequence ATGGGTAGCGCAACGAGGGAGGCCCTCGCCGGCACCCGCGCCGCGCTCGCGGGGCTCGGCACCGTCGAGCTCCGCACCGCGGACGACCTGCTCGCCGCGGCGCGGCTGATCGGCCGGTCGCCGCAGCTGCGCTCGGCGCTCATCGACAACGAGGCCGACGCCGCGCAGAAGCGCGCGCTGGTCGAAGGGGTCTTCGGAGCCCGCATCGGCACCGAGGCGCGCGGCGTCCTGGTCAGCGCGGCCTCGGCCCGCTGGTCCAGCCAGGACGACTTCCTCGCCGGGCTCGAAGACCTCGGCTTCCGGCTCGCGGCGATCGCCGCAGGCACGTCCGTCGAGCTCGACTCCGAGCTGTTCTCGTTCGACCGCACCGTCGCCGGCGACGCGGAGCTCGAGCTCGCGCTGGGCTCCAAGCTCGGCGCCGCCGAGGCGAAGGAACGACTGGTCGAGCGACTGCTCGGCGGCGTCGCCGCACCGGCGACGGTCTCGATCGTCCGCCATCTGGTGCTGCAGCCTCGCGGCCGCCGTATCGGCGAGATGCTCAAGCACGCCGCGAGCGTGGTGGCCGACCAGCGCGGCTACGACGTCGCGACCGTGACGACCGCCGTACCGCTCACGAGCGACCAGCTCGAGCGACTCGGCCGCACCCTCGCCGGCACCGCCGGCCGGGGCATCCGATTCGACACCATCGTCGACCCCTCCGTCCTCGGCGGGGTCCGCGTGCAGATCGGCGACGATGTCATCGACGGCAGCGTCGCCAGCCGTCTCAGCTCGCTGAGGCAGAAGCTCGCCGGCTGA
- the atpA gene encoding F0F1 ATP synthase subunit alpha: MAELSISPDEIRSALSEFARDYEPGAAQKTEVGYVTDAADGIAHVEGLPSVMANELVRFADGTLGLALNLEEDEIGVVVLGEFTGIEEGMEVTRTGEVLSVPVGEGYLGRVVDPLGNPIDGLGEIAGIEGRRALELQAPGVMQRKSVHEPLQTGIKAIDAMIPVGRGQRQLIIGDRQTGKTAIAIDTIINQKANWESGDPTKQVRCIYVAIGQKGSTIASVKGALEDAGAMEYTTIVAAPASDPAGFKYLAPYTGSAIGQHWMYDSKHVLIIFDDLSKQAEAYRAVSLLLRRPPGREAYPGDVFYLHSRLLERCAKLSDELGAGSMTGLPIIETKANDVSAYIPTNVISITDGQIFLQSDLFNANQRPAVDVGISVSRVGGDAQVKSIKKVSGTLKLELAQYRSLEAFAMFASDLDAASRRQLARGARLTELLKQPQYSPYPVEDQVVSIWAGTNGKLDEVPVEDILRFERELLDYLGRNTNVLNELRETNVLSDENVATLEAEIDKFKLEFQTGEGKPLASVGSEQFEAIAEEDVNQEKIVKGRR; encoded by the coding sequence ATGGCAGAACTCTCCATCAGCCCCGACGAGATCCGTTCGGCTCTCTCGGAGTTCGCCCGGGACTACGAGCCGGGCGCGGCCCAGAAGACCGAGGTCGGGTACGTCACCGACGCCGCCGACGGCATCGCGCACGTCGAGGGCCTCCCCTCGGTCATGGCGAACGAGCTCGTGCGCTTCGCGGACGGAACGCTCGGCCTCGCCCTGAACCTCGAAGAGGACGAGATCGGCGTCGTCGTGCTCGGCGAGTTCACCGGCATCGAAGAGGGCATGGAGGTGACCCGCACGGGCGAGGTCCTCTCCGTCCCCGTCGGCGAGGGGTACCTCGGCCGCGTCGTCGACCCGCTCGGCAACCCGATCGACGGCCTCGGCGAGATCGCCGGCATCGAGGGTCGCCGTGCGCTCGAGCTCCAGGCCCCCGGCGTCATGCAGCGCAAGTCGGTGCACGAGCCGCTGCAGACCGGCATCAAGGCCATCGACGCGATGATCCCGGTCGGCCGCGGCCAGCGCCAGCTCATCATCGGCGACCGCCAGACCGGCAAGACCGCGATCGCGATCGACACGATCATCAACCAGAAGGCCAACTGGGAGTCGGGCGACCCGACCAAGCAGGTCCGCTGCATCTACGTCGCGATCGGCCAGAAGGGCTCGACCATCGCCTCGGTGAAGGGCGCCCTGGAAGACGCGGGTGCGATGGAGTACACCACCATCGTCGCTGCCCCGGCCTCCGACCCCGCCGGTTTCAAGTACCTCGCGCCGTACACCGGCTCGGCCATCGGCCAGCACTGGATGTACGACTCGAAGCACGTCCTGATCATCTTCGACGACCTGTCGAAGCAGGCCGAGGCCTACCGTGCCGTGTCGCTGCTGCTGCGTCGTCCGCCGGGCCGCGAGGCGTACCCCGGCGACGTCTTCTACCTGCACTCGCGTCTGCTCGAGCGTTGCGCGAAGCTGTCCGACGAGCTCGGCGCCGGATCGATGACGGGTCTGCCGATCATCGAGACCAAGGCGAACGACGTCTCGGCGTACATCCCGACCAACGTGATCTCGATCACCGACGGCCAGATCTTCCTCCAGTCCGACCTCTTCAACGCGAACCAGCGTCCCGCGGTCGACGTCGGCATCTCGGTCTCCCGAGTCGGCGGCGACGCCCAGGTGAAGTCGATCAAGAAGGTGTCCGGCACGCTCAAGCTCGAGCTCGCGCAGTACCGCTCGCTCGAGGCGTTCGCGATGTTCGCGTCCGACCTCGATGCAGCCTCGCGTCGTCAGCTCGCCCGCGGTGCGCGCCTGACCGAGCTGCTCAAGCAGCCGCAGTACTCGCCCTACCCCGTCGAGGACCAGGTCGTCTCGATCTGGGCCGGCACGAACGGCAAGCTCGACGAGGTCCCGGTCGAGGACATCCTGCGCTTCGAGCGCGAGCTCCTCGACTACCTCGGTCGCAACACGAACGTCCTGAACGAGCTCCGCGAGACCAACGTCCTGAGCGACGAGAACGTCGCGACGCTCGAGGCCGAGATCGACAAGTTCAAGCTGGAGTTCCAGACCGGCGAGGGCAAGCCGCTCGCCTCGGTCGGCTCGGAGCAGTTCGAGGCCATCGCCGAGGAAGACGTCAACCAGGAGAAGATCGTCAAGGGTCGCCGCTAG
- a CDS encoding F0F1 ATP synthase subunit gamma — protein sequence MGAQLRVYRQKIKSAQTTKKITKAMELIAASRIQKAQARVASTTPYSRAITRAVSAVATYSNVEHVLTTEPETIERAAVVILTSDRGLAGAFNSQVLREAEELSELLRSQGKEVVYFLVGRKAVGYFQFRRRDSERQWTGSSENPEFELAKDIAEAVLEAFLRDAADGGVDEIHVVYNKFVSMMTQTPEVVRLLPLEVVEGVEEPDATVQPLYEFEPDVETVLDSLLPVYIESRIFNALLQSAAAKHAATQKAMKSASDNADKLITDYTRLANEARQAEITQQIAEIVGGADALVTKK from the coding sequence ATGGGAGCGCAACTTCGGGTCTACCGGCAGAAGATCAAGTCTGCCCAGACGACGAAGAAGATCACGAAGGCGATGGAGCTCATCGCCGCCTCGCGCATCCAGAAGGCGCAGGCCCGGGTCGCGTCGACGACGCCGTACTCGCGTGCCATCACCCGTGCCGTCTCGGCGGTGGCGACGTACTCCAACGTGGAGCACGTCCTCACGACGGAGCCGGAGACCATCGAGCGCGCGGCTGTCGTGATCCTCACGTCGGACCGCGGCTTGGCGGGCGCGTTCAACTCGCAGGTGCTTCGCGAGGCGGAGGAGCTCAGCGAACTGCTCCGTTCGCAGGGCAAGGAGGTCGTGTACTTCCTCGTCGGGCGCAAGGCGGTCGGATACTTCCAGTTCCGTCGCCGCGACTCCGAGCGCCAGTGGACCGGCAGCAGCGAGAACCCAGAGTTCGAGCTCGCGAAGGACATCGCCGAGGCCGTCCTCGAGGCGTTCCTGCGCGACGCGGCCGACGGCGGCGTCGACGAGATCCACGTGGTCTACAACAAGTTCGTCAGCATGATGACGCAGACCCCGGAGGTCGTGCGCCTGCTGCCGCTCGAAGTCGTCGAGGGCGTCGAGGAGCCGGACGCGACCGTCCAGCCCCTCTACGAGTTCGAGCCCGACGTCGAGACGGTGCTGGACTCGCTGCTGCCGGTGTACATCGAGAGCCGCATCTTCAACGCGCTTCTGCAGTCCGCCGCAGCGAAGCACGCGGCGACGCAGAAGGCCATGAAGTCGGCCTCGGACAACGCCGACAAGCTCATCACCGACTACACGCGTCTTGCGAACGAGGCGCGCCAGGCCGAGATCACCCAGCAGATCGCCGAGATCGTGGGCGGCGCCGACGCGCTCGTCACCAAGAAGTAA
- the atpD gene encoding F0F1 ATP synthase subunit beta yields MTDTATAPVAASTAGTVGRIARVTGPVVDIEFPHDSIPEIYNALQTTVTIGDETSVLTLEVAQHLGDDLVRAIALKPTDGLVRGQEVSDTGEAISVPVGDVTKGKVFNVIGEVLNGEPGEQIEITERWPIHRKPPAFDQLESKTQLFETGIKSIDLLTPYVQGGKIGLFGGAGVGKTVLIQEMIQRVAQDHGGVSVFAGVGERTREGNDLIHEMEEAGVFDKTALVFGQMDEPPGTRLRVALSALTMAEYFRDVQKQDVLLFIDNIFRFTQAGSEVSTLLGRMPSAVGYQPNLADEMGILQERITSTRGHSITSLQAIYVPADDYTDPAPATTFAHLDATTELSREIASKGLYPAIDPLTSTSRIMDPRYLGADHYRVATTVKQILQKNKELQEIIAILGVDELSEEDKITVARARRIQQFLSQNTYMAKKFTGVEGSTVPLKDTIESFDAIARGDFDHVAEQAFFNVGPITDVEEKWAQIQKENG; encoded by the coding sequence ATGACTGACACCGCAACCGCGCCGGTCGCAGCGTCGACCGCCGGCACCGTCGGCCGCATCGCTCGCGTGACGGGCCCCGTCGTCGACATCGAGTTCCCCCACGACTCGATCCCCGAAATCTACAACGCGCTCCAGACCACGGTCACGATCGGCGATGAGACCTCGGTCCTGACGCTCGAGGTCGCGCAGCACCTCGGCGACGACCTGGTGCGCGCCATCGCGCTGAAGCCGACGGACGGCCTCGTCCGCGGCCAGGAGGTCTCCGACACCGGCGAGGCCATCTCGGTGCCCGTCGGCGACGTCACCAAGGGCAAGGTCTTCAACGTGATCGGCGAGGTGCTGAACGGGGAGCCCGGCGAGCAGATCGAGATCACCGAGCGCTGGCCGATCCACCGCAAGCCCCCGGCCTTCGACCAGCTCGAGTCGAAGACCCAGCTCTTCGAGACCGGCATCAAGTCGATCGACCTCCTCACGCCCTACGTGCAGGGTGGCAAGATCGGCCTCTTCGGTGGTGCGGGCGTCGGCAAGACCGTCCTCATCCAGGAGATGATCCAGCGCGTCGCGCAGGACCACGGCGGTGTGTCGGTGTTCGCCGGCGTCGGCGAGCGCACCCGTGAGGGCAACGACCTCATCCACGAGATGGAGGAGGCCGGCGTGTTCGACAAGACCGCGCTCGTCTTCGGCCAGATGGACGAGCCGCCGGGGACGCGTCTGCGCGTCGCCCTGTCGGCCCTCACGATGGCGGAGTACTTCCGCGACGTGCAGAAGCAGGACGTGCTGCTCTTCATCGACAACATCTTCCGCTTCACGCAGGCCGGCTCCGAGGTGTCGACGCTGCTCGGTCGCATGCCCTCCGCGGTGGGCTACCAGCCGAACCTCGCCGACGAGATGGGCATCCTCCAGGAGCGCATCACCTCGACGCGTGGTCACTCGATCACCTCGCTGCAGGCGATCTACGTCCCCGCCGACGACTACACCGACCCGGCGCCGGCGACCACGTTCGCGCACCTCGACGCGACCACCGAGCTCTCGCGTGAGATCGCCTCGAAGGGTCTGTACCCCGCGATCGACCCGCTGACCTCGACCAGCCGCATCATGGACCCGCGGTACCTGGGTGCCGACCACTACCGGGTCGCGACGACGGTCAAGCAGATCCTCCAGAAGAACAAGGAACTCCAGGAGATCATCGCGATCCTCGGTGTCGACGAGCTCTCCGAAGAGGACAAGATCACGGTGGCCCGCGCGCGCCGGATCCAGCAGTTCCTGTCGCAGAACACGTACATGGCGAAGAAGTTCACGGGCGTCGAGGGTTCGACCGTCCCGCTGAAGGACACCATCGAGTCGTTCGACGCGATCGCCCGTGGTGACTTCGACCACGTCGCCGAGCAGGCCTTCTTCAACGTCGGTCCGATCACGGACGTCGAGGAGAAGTGGGCGCAGATCCAGAAGGAGAACGGCTGA
- a CDS encoding F0F1 ATP synthase subunit epsilon translates to MAALNVSVVSADREVWSGEATMVVARTVEGEIGILPGHEPMLAILAGGEVRVTLPGGEKIAATAEDGFLSVQSDSVQVVASRAALA, encoded by the coding sequence ATGGCCGCCCTCAACGTGAGCGTCGTCTCGGCGGACCGCGAGGTCTGGTCGGGCGAGGCGACCATGGTGGTGGCGCGCACCGTCGAAGGCGAGATCGGCATCCTGCCGGGTCACGAGCCGATGCTCGCGATCCTCGCCGGCGGCGAGGTGCGCGTCACCCTGCCCGGCGGCGAGAAGATCGCCGCCACGGCGGAGGACGGCTTCCTGTCGGTCCAGTCCGACTCCGTACAGGTCGTCGCCTCGCGCGCCGCACTGGCGTAA
- a CDS encoding ATP-binding protein — MPGEQPIDRQFGDLSVTQLIVMAGLPGAGKSTIGEIVGARLGATVVSVDPIESAILRAGIAVDQPTGLAAYLVAEEIARKELAAGRTVIVDAVNAGEAARLQWRDLAEETDARLRVVEVVCSDERLHRARLEKRERGLPHLEETTWRAVEQSLEGYAAWIGPCAALPRITIDSVGSLGENVDTALAFIGS, encoded by the coding sequence ATGCCGGGGGAGCAGCCGATCGACCGCCAGTTCGGTGACCTGAGCGTCACCCAACTCATCGTGATGGCCGGGCTGCCGGGTGCGGGCAAGTCGACGATCGGAGAGATCGTCGGCGCCCGCCTCGGCGCCACGGTCGTCTCCGTCGACCCGATCGAGTCGGCGATCCTGCGTGCCGGCATCGCCGTCGATCAGCCGACCGGCCTCGCAGCCTACCTCGTCGCGGAGGAGATCGCGCGGAAGGAACTCGCGGCCGGCCGCACCGTCATCGTCGATGCGGTCAACGCCGGAGAGGCCGCGAGACTGCAGTGGCGCGACCTCGCCGAGGAGACCGATGCGCGTCTGCGCGTCGTCGAGGTGGTGTGCTCGGACGAGCGTCTCCATCGGGCACGGCTCGAGAAGCGCGAGCGTGGGCTTCCGCATCTGGAGGAGACGACCTGGCGCGCGGTCGAGCAGAGCCTCGAGGGGTACGCGGCGTGGATCGGCCCCTGCGCGGCGCTGCCGCGCATCACCATCGACAGCGTCGGATCCCTGGGCGAGAACGTCGACACCGCCCTCGCGTTCATCGGCTCGTAG
- a CDS encoding YaaA family protein encodes MLILLPPSETKRDGGRDRTSAVFGSMSFGALESVREGLVDDVVAFAADPGAMMRGLKLGPRLAAEVDRNAALRTAPVMPALDRYTGVLYDALDAPSLDAEAREFARDSVAVHSALFGLVGAMDEIPAYRLSHDSRIPGARLKARWRAVIAEALQAFDGLVVDLRSEGYVDLGPAPARDDSVFLRVVAEDGTGRRRALNHFNKRAKGLFTRALLLDRPSLGGTADLLAWSAEHGFRLDADGRGERSSATKPAELELVA; translated from the coding sequence GTGCTGATCCTGCTGCCTCCGTCGGAGACGAAGCGGGACGGCGGGCGAGATCGGACGTCGGCCGTGTTCGGATCGATGTCGTTCGGCGCGCTCGAATCGGTACGTGAAGGACTGGTCGACGACGTCGTCGCGTTCGCGGCCGATCCCGGCGCGATGATGCGCGGGCTGAAGCTCGGGCCACGGCTCGCCGCCGAGGTCGATCGGAACGCGGCGCTCCGCACCGCGCCGGTGATGCCGGCGCTCGATCGGTACACCGGGGTGCTCTACGACGCGTTGGACGCCCCGTCGCTGGATGCCGAGGCGCGGGAGTTCGCGCGGGACTCGGTCGCGGTGCACTCGGCGCTCTTCGGCCTCGTCGGCGCGATGGACGAGATCCCCGCGTATCGGCTCTCGCACGACTCTCGGATTCCCGGCGCGCGGCTCAAGGCACGTTGGCGTGCGGTGATCGCCGAGGCGCTGCAGGCCTTCGACGGGCTCGTCGTCGACCTCCGCTCGGAAGGCTACGTCGACCTCGGACCGGCGCCGGCCCGAGACGACTCGGTGTTCCTTCGTGTGGTGGCAGAGGACGGAACCGGCCGACGCCGCGCCCTGAATCACTTCAACAAGCGGGCGAAGGGGCTCTTCACGCGGGCCCTGCTCCTCGATCGCCCGTCGCTGGGGGGCACCGCGGATCTGCTCGCGTGGTCGGCCGAACACGGGTTCCGGCTCGACGCGGATGGTCGGGGAGAACGGTCTTCGGCGACGAAGCCCGCCGAACTGGAGTTGGTGGCCTGA